A stretch of Plutella xylostella chromosome 10, ilPluXylo3.1, whole genome shotgun sequence DNA encodes these proteins:
- the LOC105388141 gene encoding 40S ribosomal protein S21 has protein sequence MQNDAGEFVDLYCPRKCSASNRLIHAKDHASVQLVIADVDPATGRAADSSKMYVVCGAIRRMGESDDCIVRLTKKDGILVKNY, from the exons ATGCAGAACGACGCTGGTGAATTTGTTGACCTTTACTGCCCAAGGAAATG CTCCGCGAGCAACCGTCTGATCCACGCCAAGGACCACGCGTCCGTGCAGCTGGTGATCGCTGACGTGGACCCCGCCACCGGCCGCGCCGCCGACTCCTCCAAGATGTATGTGGTGTGCGGAGCCATCCGCCGTATGGGAGAGAGTGATGACTGCATCGTCAGGCTCACCAAGAAGGACGGTATTTTGGTTAA GAACTACTGA
- the LOC105388150 gene encoding zinc finger protein 184 — MLPPSREDDDDDSHLCIKCNATVIGLDNYVKHRKQRCQNKYTQAKSLKTDIPSLDTLEPSYSLGADVFFQSLELQSSAKKPSVRLTPPIPVSSKTSQVSDRKHNLATATSSRDIPLHSPLESNLRGEDWIGGHSLRIGNSEADNQTKLINAVASISGTAKKDTSTAYNIVPYNDFKGDEESDEASEDSEDEEDDEPPTTGGKWKPPPHHTGGKWRPDSPEHDVWEMKEDHTGGKWKPLMPTDTQEGDEDYDAPPPGHTKGKWIPGAQESKSQIMRPTIQTKTSVQYWCGPCNRRLGTKAVYQKHLMSNLHMKKILPETDLEFSGPTDSSKSIGSRRSSRTPKSINDSIYVHENKRKRDEEVTEKLGKKKRKRKPYYTKCYGCESRVRVHLMGKHLISHYHFRKATDTSNLEYQKMLLDNMHAIVRQAPFQCSPCKFYSNWLSTFKQHWLTEEHQTKISSLEGKYWCSFCKFECDSSGDMLQHLSSPDHNDVVAVVNRSMPIIIRKRSVFKCKTCFKEFRYNIEVKKHCNKTGHEPTHTATDVYQELHNCHQCRIKFRSSLALAGHLKIKHKQKVYFCMVCSKSFKTSEEAVKHRQTSEHKIRRKEMLKERGVPIKDMRKKCPYCVDIVVKNVLDLKDHLERVHPDMKKKCPHCGMAFTLSQEVSHHVKSNACQFSVPGQLDSPTFWNCSQCLFRTDSQAECYFHEVLHTDPLIEVHKLGDEEKVVQKFVCPFCHKAFRKASLKHHIRQHTFERPFACSICCANFTRQSSLSNHARLEHGAGASTSTAPHAQSIMRKAINETKIEYQPNDHELYINNYKSNLKRAVPSSTPNETEVKIREHTCPHDTICKYVAATEKQLLRHRKSHHGERLKPHECPICTFKTDQSSHMKRHMRCHAGSKPYKCPHCPFDCGSLENLRKHVLTGGRHSGLYLYNCTECCGQFATNMAAELRSHLTEVHGDKYDTKTAIEAVKRHLMKDFTSDIGN; from the exons ATGCTGCCACCGAGCCGCGaggacgacgacgacgacagCCACCTCTGCATCAAGTGCAACGCGACCGTCATCGGCCTCGACAACTACGTCAAACATCGCAAGCAACGGTGCCAGAATAAATATACCCAAGCAAAGAGCTTAAAAACTGATATTCCCAGCTTGGACACTTTAGAACCCAGCTACAGCCTCGGCGCAGATGTTTTCTTCCAATCGCTGGAGCTGCAGAGCAGTGCCAAGAAACCATCGGTCAGACTTACTCCCCCCATACCAGTGTCCAGTAAAACAAGCCAAGTATCAGATAGGAAGCATAATTTGGCGACTGCGACCTCTTCTCGAGATATTCCGTTGCATTCGCCATTGGAAAGTAACTTGAGAGGCGAAGATTGGATCGGAGGTCATAGTTTGCGAATAGGAAATAGCGAAGCTGACAACCAGACTAAATTGATAAATGCAGTCGCCAGCATTAGTGGGACAGCCAAGAAGGATACTTCTACGGCTTACAACATTGTTCCGTACAACGATTTCAAAGGTGACGAAGAATCAGATGAAGCCTCAGAAGACTCGGAAGATGAAGAGGATGACGAACCTCCAACTACAGGGGGAAAGTGGAAGCCACCTCCTCACCACACTGGCGGCAAGTGGCGACCAGACTCCCCAGAACATGATGTTTGGGAAATGAAAGAAGACCACACCGGAGGAAAATGGAAACCATTGATGCCCACCGACACTCAGGAAGGAGATGAAGATTATGACGCGCCACCACCTGGTCATACTAAAGGAAAGTGGATCCCTGGAGCTCAAGAATCCAAGTCTCAAATAATGAGACCCACGATACAGACGAAAACATCAGTCCAGTATTGGTGTGGCCCGTGTAATAGGCGTTTAGGGACAAAAGCGGTATATCAGAAACATTTGATGTCCAATTTACACATGAAGAAAATCTTGCCCGAAACTGATTTAGAGTTTTCTGGGCCAACTGACTCGTCAAAAAGTATAGGAAGTAGGAGATCTAGCCGAACTCCAAAATCTATCAATGACAGTATTTACGTTCACGAAAACAAACGTAAAAGGGATGAAGAAGTGACTGAGAAGCTCGgcaaaaagaaaagaaaacgTAAGCCTTACTACACCAAGTGCTACGGCTGTGAGTCTAGGGTTAGGGTTCATTTGATGGGTAAACATTTGATTTCACACTACCACTTCAGGAAGGCCACTGACACATCTAATCTGGAATATCAAAAAATGCTACTTGACAATATGCACGCCATTGTCCGCCAAGCCCCTTTCCAGTGCAGTCCTTGCAAATTTTATTCCAACTGGCTTTCCACTTTCAAACAGCACTGGTTAACGGAAGAACACCAAACTAAAATTTCCTCTCTAGAAGGAAAATATTGGTGCTCATTTTGTAAATTTGAATGTGATAGTTCTGGAGACATGCTACAACATCTTTCGAGTCCTGATCACAACGATGTCGTGGCGGTAGTGAACCGATCTATGCCCATAATTATACGCAAGAGAAGcgtatttaaatgtaaaacgTGCTTCAAGGAGTTTAGATATAATATCGAAGTAAAAAAACACTGTAACAAAACTGGTCATGAGCCGACTCATACAGCTACAGACGTGTACCAAGAGCTCCACAACTGTCATCAGTGTAGAATCAAGTTCAGATCCTCCTTGGCCCTGGCAGGCCATCTCAAGATCAAACACAAACAGAAAGTATACTTTTGTATGGTGTGTTCGAAATCTTTCAAAACATCAGAAGAGGCCGTGAAACATCGCCAGACGTCGGAACACAAAATCAGAAGGAAAGAGATGTTAAAAGAGAGAGGAGTTCCAATAAAGGACATGAGAAAGAAATGTCCTTATTGTGTAGACATTGTTGTGAAGAACGTGTTAGATCTGAAAGATCATCTTGAGAGAGTGCACCCTGACATGAAGAAAAA ATGTCCCCACTGCGGAATGGCTTTCACGCTCTCACAAGAAGTGAGTCACCACGTCAAGAGCAACGCCTGCCAGTTCTCGGTTCCCGGACAACTAGACTCACCCACCTTCTGGAACTGCAGCCAGTGTCTCTTCAGAACCGACTCGCAGGCCGAATGCTACTTCCACGAAGTTCTACACACTGACCCATTGATCGAAGTTCACAAACTTGGCGATGAGGAAAAAGTTGTGCAAAAGTTTGTGTGTCCTTTTTGCCATAAGGCGTTTAGGAAAGCGTCTTTGAAACATCACATTCGACAACATACGTTTGAGAGGCCGTTTGCATGTTCCATATGctgtgccaatttcaccagaCAAAGCTCGTTGAGCAACCACGCGAGACTTGAGCACGGAGCCGGCGCCAGCACCTCCACCGCACCACACGCCCAGAGCATCATGAGGAAAGCTATCAACGAAACCAAGATAGAATACCAACCCAACGACCATGAGCTTTACATCAACAATTACAA GTCAAACTTGAAAAGAGCCGTTCCATCTTCAACCCCAAACGAAACCGAAGTTAAGATACGGGAGCACACATGTCCGCACGACACAATATGCAAATACGTTGCTGCAACTGAAAAACAGTTATTGAG gCACAGAAAGTCTCATCATGGGGAGCGACTCAAACCGCATGAATGTCCTATTTGTACATTTAAGACAGACCAATCAAGTCATATGAAGCGACACATGAGGTGCCACGCAGGGTCCAAGCCATACAAGTGCCCACATTGTCCGTTTGATTGTGGTAGTTTG GAGAACCTACGGAAGCACGTCTTGACTGGTGGGAGGCACTCGGGTCTGTATCTGTACAACTGTACGGAATGTTGTGGACAGTTTGCCACCAACATGGCCGCTGAGCTACGGTCTCACCTGACTGAAGTGCACGGAGACAAGTATGACACTAAGACTGCTATTGAAGCTGTTAAGAGGCATTTGATGAAGGATTTTACTAGTGATATTGGCAACTAG